From the genome of Abditibacteriaceae bacterium, one region includes:
- the secY gene encoding preprotein translocase subunit SecY: MRKALEPLILSWRVPELRNRLLFVLGAIFAYVVAIYIPVPNVNKTALEELFRQGAGVLQFLDIFGGGALSRLSILALGIMPYITSSIVFQILTIAFPYFKELQKEGEYGRRKMAQWTRWAAIGLTLIQATVATRAFMSFNVIPTGTNQFFQTVITLTAGTMFLIWLGEQITEKGIGNGISFIIFAGIVARLPQQLWQTVETVSAEGVFGYLKIIAMFALFVATVVAIIFVTQGERRIPIRYAPRQSGRRQTQAQRSHLPLKMAAAGVIPIIFAVSIVLFPSQIANFYVQSQGANATGTAINVASWIANNFGPGSIIASLLYAALVMGFTYFYTAVIFDVRDIADHLKNAGGQVQGYAPGRPTQLYIDRVLTRITFAGGLFLATVALLQWWAPTLLGLQNAQGGLTLVGGTSLLIVVGVTLEIMQNLDQQLKMRQYEGLARQTTKGRL; the protein is encoded by the coding sequence ATGCGTAAAGCTCTTGAGCCGTTAATTCTATCGTGGCGTGTGCCCGAACTTCGCAACCGGCTGCTGTTTGTGCTGGGCGCGATCTTCGCGTATGTTGTCGCGATCTATATTCCCGTTCCTAACGTGAATAAAACCGCGCTGGAAGAACTCTTCCGTCAGGGCGCGGGTGTGTTGCAGTTCCTCGATATTTTCGGTGGCGGCGCGCTTTCGCGGCTTTCGATTCTGGCGCTCGGCATTATGCCGTATATCACGTCGAGCATCGTCTTTCAGATTCTGACCATCGCCTTTCCTTACTTCAAGGAATTGCAGAAGGAAGGCGAATACGGACGTCGCAAGATGGCGCAATGGACGCGCTGGGCCGCAATTGGCCTGACGTTGATCCAAGCGACTGTTGCGACACGCGCGTTCATGTCGTTCAACGTGATTCCGACCGGCACCAATCAGTTCTTTCAAACCGTTATCACTTTGACAGCGGGCACGATGTTCCTGATCTGGCTTGGCGAGCAGATTACCGAAAAGGGCATCGGTAACGGAATTTCGTTCATCATCTTTGCCGGTATCGTTGCGCGCTTGCCGCAGCAGTTGTGGCAGACGGTTGAAACGGTTTCCGCTGAAGGTGTCTTTGGCTATCTGAAAATCATCGCGATGTTTGCGTTGTTCGTGGCGACCGTTGTTGCCATTATCTTCGTAACGCAGGGCGAACGCCGTATTCCAATTCGCTATGCACCGCGCCAGAGTGGTCGCCGCCAGACGCAGGCGCAGCGTTCGCACTTGCCGCTCAAAATGGCGGCGGCGGGCGTTATTCCAATTATTTTCGCGGTTTCGATTGTGTTGTTCCCCAGTCAAATTGCGAACTTTTATGTGCAGTCTCAGGGCGCCAACGCAACCGGTACCGCCATTAACGTTGCAAGCTGGATTGCCAACAACTTCGGGCCGGGAAGCATTATCGCTTCGTTGTTGTATGCCGCTTTGGTTATGGGCTTCACCTATTTCTATACAGCAGTTATCTTCGACGTGCGCGACATTGCCGATCACCTGAAGAACGCGGGCGGACAGGTGCAGGGTTATGCGCCGGGCCGTCCGACGCAGCTTTACATCGACCGTGTGTTGACCCGTATCACTTTTGCTGGCGGCTTGTTCCTCGCGACGGTTGCTCTGCTTCAGTGGTGGGCGCCGACTCTGCTCGGTTTGCAGAACGCGCAGGGCGGCCTAACACTCGTTGGTGGAACGTCGCTTTTGATCGTTGTTGGCGTGACCTTAGAAATCATGCAGAACCTCGATCAGCAGCTCAAGATGCGCCAGTATGAAGGTCTGGCACGCCAGACCACGAAAGGCCGTTTGTAA
- a CDS encoding adenylate kinase — protein MSENSWPKGLRVILLGPPGSGKGTQSVGLAEELGVPHIATGDLFRTEMSEKTELGILAESFIAYGNLVPDDIVNRIMAERLGRDDAGGFVLDGYPRTLPQAESLEGVLEGLERPVQAAINIDVPDDLIVERAVGRLVCPDCGAIFHLTSKPPRTMGVCDVCRGQLQVRKDDQPSTVRHRLGVYHRITAPVLKFYESRDLLRVVDGTQSRDEVGKKVRAALRAL, from the coding sequence GTGAGCGAAAACTCCTGGCCGAAAGGATTGCGCGTTATTTTGCTGGGGCCTCCGGGCAGCGGCAAAGGGACGCAATCGGTTGGATTGGCTGAGGAACTTGGTGTGCCGCATATCGCAACAGGCGATCTGTTCCGCACGGAGATGAGTGAGAAGACCGAATTAGGTATTCTCGCCGAATCGTTCATTGCTTACGGAAATCTGGTTCCCGACGATATTGTGAACCGGATCATGGCGGAGCGACTTGGACGCGACGATGCCGGTGGTTTCGTGTTGGATGGTTATCCACGCACGCTGCCTCAGGCAGAATCGCTCGAAGGTGTGCTGGAAGGGTTAGAGCGTCCGGTTCAGGCAGCGATTAACATCGACGTGCCGGACGACTTGATTGTTGAGCGAGCAGTGGGGCGGCTGGTTTGTCCCGATTGCGGCGCGATCTTTCACCTGACCAGCAAGCCGCCGCGCACGATGGGTGTTTGTGATGTTTGTCGCGGACAGTTGCAGGTTCGCAAAGACGATCAGCCCTCGACGGTGCGTCATCGTTTAGGGGTTTATCATCGCATCACGGCCCCGGTGCTGAAGTTCTATGAATCGCGCGATTTGCTGCGCGTGGTGGATGGAACCCAGTCGCGCGATGAAGTTGGAAAAAAAGTGCGTGCAGCATTGCGCGCGCTGTGA
- the infA gene encoding translation initiation factor IF-1, with the protein MAKEKGVEVEGTVRETLPNAMFRVALENGHEVLAHVSGKIRMNYIRILPGDRVLLELNVNDLTRGRILYRYK; encoded by the coding sequence ATGGCTAAGGAAAAGGGTGTGGAAGTCGAAGGGACGGTGCGCGAAACGTTGCCCAACGCAATGTTCCGTGTGGCGTTGGAAAACGGTCACGAAGTGTTAGCGCACGTATCGGGCAAGATTCGCATGAATTACATTCGCATTTTGCCGGGTGATCGTGTGCTGCTTGAACTCAACGTCAATGATTTGACGCGGGGTCGCATCCTTTACCGCTACAAATAA
- the rpmJ gene encoding 50S ribosomal protein L36, with translation MKVRASVKKRCDNCKLIKRHGKVLVICTTKKHKQRQG, from the coding sequence ATGAAAGTTCGCGCATCAGTGAAAAAACGCTGCGACAACTGCAAGCTCATCAAACGGCACGGCAAGGTGCTGGTGATTTGCACGACCAAGAAACATAAGCAGCGTCAGGGCTGA
- the rpsM gene encoding 30S ribosomal protein S13, which produces MARISGIDLPRDKRVLIALTYIYGIGETSAAKILDVAGIDASVRVRDLSETDAARLREIIERDFRVEGDLRREVNGAIKRLVEIGCYRGIRHRRGLPVRGQRTKTNARTRKGPRKTVGVKRKK; this is translated from the coding sequence ATGGCACGTATTTCGGGTATTGACTTGCCGCGCGACAAGCGCGTATTGATTGCGCTGACCTATATTTATGGGATCGGCGAAACCTCAGCAGCAAAAATTCTGGACGTTGCGGGTATCGACGCCAGCGTTCGTGTTCGCGACCTCAGCGAAACCGACGCCGCTCGTCTTCGTGAAATCATCGAGCGCGATTTTCGCGTTGAAGGTGATTTGCGTCGCGAAGTCAACGGCGCGATTAAGCGTCTGGTAGAAATCGGTTGCTACCGTGGCATTCGCCACCGTCGCGGCTTACCGGTTCGCGGCCAGCGCACCAAGACCAACGCACGCACTCGCAAAGGCCCGCGCAAAACCGTCGGCGTCAAGCGCAAGAAGTAA
- the rpsK gene encoding 30S ribosomal protein S11 has product MAEARTSRKAKKAASKGMAFVQSTFNNTIVSLTDAEGNVYGWASAGTVGFKGTKKGTPFAAQVAAQNIARKAMDAGMRRVDVFVKGPGSGRETAIRALQSAGLEIGTIRDMTSLPHNGCRPRKRRRV; this is encoded by the coding sequence ATGGCAGAAGCACGCACTTCCCGCAAAGCAAAGAAAGCCGCCAGCAAAGGCATGGCTTTCGTGCAGAGCACGTTCAACAACACAATCGTTTCGCTCACCGACGCCGAAGGCAATGTCTACGGCTGGGCGTCTGCTGGAACGGTTGGTTTCAAGGGCACCAAGAAAGGCACGCCGTTCGCGGCTCAGGTCGCAGCGCAGAACATCGCGCGTAAAGCGATGGACGCCGGCATGCGCCGCGTTGATGTCTTTGTAAAAGGCCCCGGTTCGGGACGCGAAACCGCAATCCGCGCGCTGCAGAGCGCCGGTTTGGAAATCGGCACCATCCGTGACATGACGTCGTTGCCTCACAATGGCTGCCGTCCGCGCAAGCGCCGCCGCGTTTAG